TGGCGCCGGCTTCCCCGTGCCCGGCTGGCCCGGCCGCTTCGCCCAGCCCGGCATCTGGAACGGCGACACCAACGACTCCAAGGGCACGACCATCGGGCCTTTTGTCCAGGGCACCTGGGACCCGAACGACAAGTGGAGCATCGTGGCCGGCGGTCGCGTGGATTTCTTCAAGGCCGAGGTGCGCGAGCCCTTGGCGCCGTGGCATCCTGAGGCCGGGATCGACGTGAAGCTGCCCAACTTCAACACCTCGATCATCTACAAGCCCACCAGCACCTCGAGCGTGTATTTCACCTACAACAAGTCGAAGAACACCTCGGGCGCGGTCGGCAACGGCGGCGGCATCACGGGTTGGGACGCGGCCGGCACCGCCCTCGACAAGGAGCTCTTCCAGCAGCCCAGCGAGCTGTTCGAACTCGGCACCAAGTATGCCCTCCAGGGCAACACGCTCTTCCTGAACTTCGCGGTCTATGACCAGAAGCGCACGGCCAAGAGCACCAGCTCCACCGTCGTGCAGCAGTATAAATACAAGGGCTTCGAGGCCGAGATGAACTACCAGCCGAACAAGCACATCTACGCCACGCTCTCGTATTCCTACATCGACGCCGAGGCCTCGGCCGGCTTCCAATACGGCCTCTTCGGAGGTGCGAGCGAGCTGCCCCCGGGCAACTCCGTCGGCGCCACCGTGCCGATCGGCACGCTGACCAAGGTCCCCGGCCTGCCGAGCCACCTGTTCAACGCCCTGTTCTCCTACTCGTTTGACAACGGCCTGACGCTCACCGCGAACACCGTCATGACGGGCAAGATGAACAACAACACCGCCGGCACGCTCGTCATCCCCTTCCAATACACGCTCGATGCCTCCGCCTCCTACAAATACGAGGACTGGGACTTCCGCGTGCAGGTGCTGAACGCCACCGACGAGGAGAACTGGTCGCCGCCGAACGCCGTTTACGGCAACGGCTCGATCCTGGCCCTCCCCGGCACCCAGGTGCAGTTCACCGCCAAGTATAGCTTCTAAGCCATAGCCATTCGAGGGCCGCCTGTGCAAACGGGCGGCCCTTTGTTTTGCCTGCGGTCCGAGTGGAGCCGGGTCGCCCCCGCCCCGGAGCGTTCGTCCCACCGGCCCGAGGGCGGGCCGGTCTCCACAAAACACCTTGCTTGTCATTCTGAGCGCAGCGAAGAATCCAGAGGAACGCGGACATCATGTCCGTTTGCGGCTGGATTCTTCGCTCCGCTCAGAATGACACGTTACGGATAACGCTCTTCCCACGACCATGAAATCGCTACGTCTCCTGTTTGCGCTGTCACTCCTTTGTTCGACCGCCACCTTCGCCTCCGCCCAGCACGCGCTCGTCATCCAGACCGACTTCGGCACCAAGGACGGCGCCGTTGCCGCCATGAAGGGCATCGCCTTCGGCGTGTCGCCGAAGCTGCCGATCTTCGACCTCAGCCAAGACAACACCCCCTACGACATCTGGGAGGGCGCCTACCGCCTGAAGCAGACCGCCGCGTTCTGGCCGGAGGGCACGGTCTTCATTTCCGTGATCGATCCCGGCGTCGGCACCGAGCGCGCGTCGGTTGTGCTTAAAACCAAGAGCGGCCACTACTTCGTCGGTCCCGACAACGGCACCTGGACGCTCGTGGCCGAGGAACTGGGCGTCGCGGCCGTCCGCCGCATCGACGAGAAGACCAATCGCCGTGCCGGCTCGGAGAAAAGCTACACTTTCCACGGCCGCGATATCTACGCCTTCGTCGGTGCCCGCCTCGCCGCGGGCGTCATCACCTATGAGCAGGTCGGCCCGCTCCTGGAGCCCAAGGTGATCAGTCTGCCCTACCAAAAGCCTGCGCGCGACGGCGCGGCGCTCGTCGGCACGATCCCGCTGATCGATTTTCACTACGGCAACGTCTGGTCGAACATTCCCGACACGCTCTTCGAGGGACTCAGCCCCGCGCCCCAGTTTGGCGACAAGTTCACCGTGATCATCTTCCACGACGGCCGGGAGAAGTATCGCGGCGTCATCCCCTACGTGCGCACCTTTGGCGACGTCAAGGAAGGCGAGCCGCTGCTCTACCTGAACAGCCTGCTCAATGTCGCCTTCGCCCTCAACATGGGCAGCTTCTCCGAAAAACACGGCCTGGCCTCCGGCGGCGACTGGACGGTGCGGATCGAGCGGGTGAAGTGATTGCCGGCTCGTTGGAGGGCTCAGCTCCCGCTGAGCCGCGGCCCAGCGGGAGCTGGGCCCTCCATTGGCCCAAGGCTTGCTTGGAGTGAAGCATGGAAGTCCTGCCCCCGCCGACCACCCCGGACAAAAGCGCCACGATCATCTACGGCTTGGAGGACCGCATCCCGCTCGGGCCTTCGGTGCTCGTGGGGGTCCAGCACGTCTCGGCCATGGTGGTCGGCACGGTCACCCCGCCGCTGATCCTCGCCGGGGCACTAAAGTTTTCGCAGGCGGACACCGCCTATCTGGTCAGCATCGCGCTGCTGGCCTCGGCGTTCGGCACTTGGCTGCAATGCCGGCGACGTGGCCCCGTGGGCTCGGGTTTGCTGAGTGTCACGGGCACGAGCTTTGCCTTTCTCCAGCCTCTGAGCGCTGCCGGACAGGCCGGCGGGCTCGCGCTGATGCTGGGAATCTCGTGCGTGACCGCGCCTATGTTGATCGTGCTCGCGCCCTTCATTGCCCGGCTCAAGCGGGTCTTCACGCCGCTGGTCTCGGGCGTGGTGGTGTTGCTCATCGGAGCCTCGCTGATCCCGACGGCGTTCTACGGCCTCGCGGCCCCGGTGGCTCCCGGGGCGCCGCCGTGGCTTGGATTGGTCGTGGGCCTGGTGGTCATCGCGGTCATCGTGGTTGCGCAGGCGACCGGCCGGTCATGGGCGCGCATCGCCGGGGCTGCACTGGGGGTGGTGGCAGGTTGTCTGGTGGTCGGTCTCGTCGGCGGACTGAAGGCGCCGGAGCCGGGTGCGGGCTGGTTCACGATGCCGAGGCTTTTCCCGCACGGCTTCGCCTTCGAGTGGAAGTTCGTGCCACCGTTTTTGTTCATCACCCTCGTCTCAATGCTGGAGGCGATCGGCGACATCACCGCGACCTCGCAGCTTTCGGGCCTGCCGGCGAAGGGGCCGGATCACTGGAAGCGCCTTTCCGGCGGTGTCCTCGCCGACGGCATCACGAGCACGGTGTCGGCGCTCTTCGGCGGCTTTCCCAGCGCGACCTACGCGCAGAACAACGGCGTCATCCAGATCACCGGCGTGGCCAGCCGGCGCGTGGGCTACGTGATGGCGGTCATCCTCGCCGTGCTCGGGCTGGTGCCGCTGGTCGGCCGCTGGATCACGGTCATGCCGCCGGCTGTGCTCGGCGGGTTGGCGCTGATGATGTTCGGCCTCGTCGCCGTCGCCGGCGTGCGACTGCTGCTGACCGTCGGGCTCGGCCAGCGCGAGGGAGTGATCGTGGCGCTGTCGCTCGGCATGGGCCTCGGTCTGCCGACGCAACCGGCGCTGCTGGCCAGCCTGCCGGGTTGGTTGCACGGCTTGTTGGAATCGGGCATCTCGGCCGGCGGATTGACCGCGCTGGTCCTGACGCTGCTCTGGCCCGGCAAGGATGAACCAACAGAAAGCAGCTAAGCAGCCAAGAGAGCCTTCGCTTCTTGGCTCCTTTGTGTATTTCTGCCGTCCATGCCCACGCTGCTGATCAAAAACATCCACACGCTGGTCACAATGGACGCCAACCGGGCGGAAATCCGTGACGGCGCGCTGTTCGTGCGCGACCACGTGATCGAGCAGGTCGGGCGCACGGCGGACCTGCCTTTGACGGCGGACGAGGTGCTGGACCTGCGCGGGCGGCACGTCGTGCTGCCGGGACTGGTCAACACGCACCACCATTTCTACCAGGTGCTGACGCGCGTCGTGCCCGCGGCGCAGGACGGCGATCTGTTCCAGTGGCTGAAGACGCTTTACCCGATCTGGTCGCGGCTCACCGCGGAGGGCGTCTATGTGAGCGCGCAGATGGCGGCGGCCGAGCTGATGCTCTCGGGCTGCACCACGTCGAGCGATCACCTCTATCTGTTTCCCAACGATTGCAGGCTCGACGACGAGATCCGCGCGCTGCGCGACATCGGGATGCGCTTCCATGCCTGCCGCGGCAGCATGAGCGTGGGTGAGAGCGAGGGCGGCCTGCCGCCGGATGCGCTCGTGGAGAAGGAGGCGGCCGTCCTACGCGACAGCGAGCGGCTGATCCGCCAATACCACGACCCGGCCAGGCACGCCATGCTGCGCGTGGCCCTGGCGCCGTGCTCGCCGTTCTCGGTGTCGCGTGACCTGATGCGCGAGTCGGCCGCGCTGGCGCGGTCGCACCGGTGCGTGCGCCTGCACACGCACCTGGCCGAGAATGCCTCCGATGTGACCTACAGCCGCGAGAAGTTCGGCCTCACGCCCGGCGACTACGCCGAGTCGGTGGGCTGGGTGGGGAACGACGTCTGGCACGCGCATTGCGTGCAACTCGACGACGCGGCCATCGCGAAGTTCGGCCGCACCGGTACGGGCGTGGCGCATTGTCCGTGCAGCAACATGCGGCTTGCGAGCGGCATCGCGCCCGTGCGCAAGATGCTCAACGCCGGCGTGCCGGTCGGCCTCGGCGTGGACGGCTCGGCCTCGAACGATTCCGGCAACCTCCTGCACGAGACCCGCGCCGCCTGCCTGCTGGCGCGCGTGGGGGCGCAGGACGCGTCGGTCATGACCGCCCGGCAGGCACTGGAACTCGCCACGCTGGGCGGCGCGCGGGTCCTCGGTCGCGATGACATCGGTTGCCTCGCGCCCGGCATGGCCGCCGACTTCATCGCGGTGAATCTCGACCGCCCGGCCTTCGCGGGCGCGCAGACCGACCCGGTGGCCGCTCTGGTCTTCTGCGACAGCGGCGCCGTGGACTACAGCTTCATCCACGGCCGCCGCGTCGTGGACCAGGGCCGGCTCGTGACCGTGGATTTGCCCGTGCTCGTCGAGCACACCAACCGCCTGTCGGCGAAGCTGGTGGCGGGCTGAGCGGTCGCAGGTGGCGCGTGTTGCTCCTCAACGCGCATAGGATGTGTGTCGCGCGAAAGCGCCTTGGGGAGCAAGGCGCTCCACCTTTGCGGGCAGTCTCCCGCTCTAGTCCCGGCTTGCGGGGCCGTGCTTCCGTGGTGAAGGTTGCGCCGTGGACCTGATCGACGCGCACGTGCACCTTTACCCGATTGCGGTGAACCGCGACCCGGTGGGCTGGGCGACCGAACATGGCGAGGCGCACTGGGCGCAGCTCTGCACCCGCAAGCGCAAGGACGGCGCGCCCGTGCAGGCGTTTCCCACCATGGCGCAGCTCCTTTTCGACCTGAACGCCGCCGGCATCCGCCGGGCGGTGTTGATGGGCTGGTATTGGGAACGCCATGCGACCTGCGTGGAGCACAACCGGTTCTACGCCTCCTGCCTGCAGGCGTATCCGACGCGCTTCGCGGCCTTTGCGACCGTGCATCCCGATGCCGGACAAAAGGCGCTCGACGAAATCCGTCGGGCGAAGGACGCCGGGTTCTGCGGCATCGGCGAACTGTCGCCGCACTCACAACACGTGCCGTTGGACGAGCCCGTCTGGCACCGCATCCTTGAGCTGGCCGCCGAGCTGGACATGCCCGTGAACCTGCACGTGACCGATCCCGCCTCGCGGCCTTATCCCGGCCGCGTGGACACGCCGCTCGCAGACTTCATCGCGATGGCGAAGGATTTTCCGAAGACGAATTTCATCCTCGCACACTGGGGCGGGGGACTGGCGTGGGCCGAGGCCGCCGCCGGCCTGCGCAACGTGTGGTTCGACACCGCCGCCTCGCCGCTGCTCTACGGCCCGGAGGTCTGGAAGAAGGGTCCGATCGGCCGCGTGCTGTTCGGCTCGGATTATCCGCTGATGCTTTACCCGAAGACCGGCGCCGGGCACGGCTTCGCCGACCTGCTCGCCGAAGCGAAGGCCGCGGGCGCCGACGACTCCATCTTTCGCGTCAACGCGGCGACGCTGCTCGGCATCGAGTAGGGCCGGTCTCCGACCGGCCGGATGGCCCCCAGAAGGCCGAGTTCCCGCAACAGCGGAACGACAGGCGCTGGATGCTTCGCTGAGCTCAGCATGACAGCAACGGAAGCAACTTTCTATGCGTGTCATTCTGAGCGCAGCGAAGAATCCAGCGAACGAGCCATCGACTTCGCGGCCGTTCAGAGACCGGCCCTACCGGCTCAGCAGCCATGGCACGGCCGGGCTGTCGGCGGACGGTAGGATAATCTGCAGGCCGGCGGTCAGTCCGGAATTGAGCGGCACGGGGATCGTGAGCACGGGCAGGCCGGCGAGGCTGGCGGGGGCGGTGAGCGTGAGGATGTTGCGGCGCAGCTCGAGGTTCGCCTCGGTCTTGGTGGGTGCGACGCAAGGCACGGCGGGCAACACGAGGTAGTCGTAGGCGCGGAAGAAATCGCGGAAGACGGATCGCACCTCCGCGAGCCGCTCACGGGCACGGGCGATGTCGGCGGCGGGGAAATGGCCTGCGTCGGTGAAGCGTTTCCAGATGACGGGGTCGTAGTGTTCCCGGTAGGGCGCGAGCCAGTGGCGGTGCACGGCGTGGGCCTCGCTCATGCCGATGGTGATGTAGGACTCGACCGCGTGGTTCCACGAAAGGCTGAGCGCGGCCTCGGCGACCGGGTCGGCATGCGCGCTCAGGCTGGCGGCGGCGTAATCGCAGGCGGTGGCGACGGCGGGGTCCATGCCGGGCACGAGTTTGCGGGCGTTGAGGTAGCAGCCCCTCGGAGGGGTATCCGGTAGCCGCGCTTGAGTCCCGGCTGGGCGGGATGAAAGCGTGGACGACCCCGTTGTCGCTTTCGCGCCCACGCGGCTACCGGTCCAAGCCTGCCATACCGCCAGCATGTCGCCCGCACTGGCGGTGAACCAGCCGGCGGTGTCCAGCGTGGGCGCGAGCGGGAAGGCGTCGCGGATGAATTCGTCGCCGGGCGAAAGGCGGAAACCGTGCAAACCGCACCACGCCGCCGGCACGCGGACCGAGCCGCCGGTGTCGGTGCCGATGGAGAGCGGCGCCACGCCTGCGGCGACGAGCGCGGCCGAGCCGCTGCTGGAGCCGCCGGACAACCGGTTGGGGAAACGCGGATGCGGGCAGTCACCGTAGTGTGGATTTTCGCCGGTCAGGCCGGAGGCGAATTCCACGAGATGGGTTTTGCCCGCGCAGACCGCGCCGAGTTCGCCGAGGCGTTGGACGATGCGACTGTCGGTCTTTGGCGCGGGGCGCACTTGGTCGAGAAACGTGGAACCCGCGCGCGTGGGCACACCGGCGAGGTCGAAGAGATCCTTCAGGAGATAGGGGATGCCGCGGAGGGGACGAGGGCGGGCCGCCGTGTCGGTCGCGGTTGGTGCGGAGACCGACCCTCCGGTAGAAAACTCGTGCGCCAGGTCAGGCTCCGGTTTCAGCCAGGCGACGGCGGCGCGGCGGAGATGATCGGGCAGGGCGGCGACGCGGGCGTGGACTTCGCGGGCGGCGGCGTCCGGTGACAGGTTTTGCCACGCCGCCAGCGGCAATGGGTCTGGCGTTTTGGACGCGTTTGTATCCATTCGGAAAGACTCATGGAGGAGGCCACGCCCATCGTCAAATTCACAGCGGTGCGGAAGCGCTACGGCGCCGGACCGCTGGTGTTGGACGGTCTCGACCTCGCGGTGGCCGCGGGTGATTTTGTCTCGCTGATCGGCCCCAGCGGGTGTGGCAAGTCCACCGTGCTCAAGCTGGTCTCCGGTCTCAATCCGGTGAGCGAGGGCGGCTTGGCGGTGCTCGGCACCCGCCCCAAACAGGCGCGCGACCGGCAGGCGTTCATCTTCCAGGACGCGACGCTGCTGCCGTGGCTCACGGCACAGGCCAACGCGGAGCTGCCGTTGCGGTTGCGCGGTGTCGCAGCGGCGGAACGGCACACCCGCGCGGCCGAGGCGCTCGCCCGGGTGGGGCTGGAAAAGAACCGCGACTACTACCCGCGGCAGCTTTCCGGCGGCATGAAGATGCGCGTGTCCATCGCGCGGGCCATGACGCTCTCGCCGGAGCTGCTGCTGCTCGACGAACCGTTCGGTGCGCTCGACGAGATGACCCGCAACCGGCTCAACGAAGAGCTGCTCCAGCTGCGCGAGCGGCAGAAATTCACGGCGCTGTTCGTGACGCACTCCGTGAGTGAGGCGGTGTTCCTGTCCAACCGCATCGTCGTGATGGCCGCGCATCCCGGTCGCATCCACGCCGAGGTGGCGGTGGATTTCCCGTATCCGCGCGACCAGGCGCTGCGGGAGCAACCGGAGTTTCAGGCCAAGGTGACGGAAGTGTCGCGCCTGCTGCACCAGGTGGAGGAGGCGCCGTGAGGCAAAACCTTCGAAACTGTCATTCCGAAATCACGGACCAATCCGGGGTCCGCTTCGGTGCGATTAGGAATAAACTTTGTTACCGTCATCCTGAGCAGTGCGAAGGATCCAAGGGCGCTAGCGCTGACGGACATCATGCTGGATCCTTCACTTCATTCAGGATGACACGCTGCGGCGGTGTCGGGGAGGAACGCCCATGAAAAAACTCCCCACCTTGTGGCTCTGGCTCCTGCCCGTGATCAGCGGCGCTGTCTTCGTCGCCGTCTGGTATGCGGTCCGGCACTTCAGCGGCCTGCAAAGTTGGATCCTGCCCACGCCCGGCGAGATTCTTGAGGCGGCGTGGAATGAACGCGGGCGGCTCCTGCCGGCCGTGGGCAAGACTTCGGTCGGGGCGCTCGCGGGCTTCCTGCTGGCGGCGGTCTCCAGTTTCGCTATCGCGCTGCTGTTGGGCGGAGCGCGGGCCTTGCGCGCCGGGCTGTATCCGTGGCTGCTGGTGCTGCAGATGACGCCGGTCATCGTCCTTACGCCGATCATCGTGCTCTGGGCCGGACCGGGCACGCCCGGCATCATCACCATCACTTGGCTGATCAGTTTCTTTCCCGTGGTCGTGAACACGACGCAGGGGCTGATCTCCGCCGACCTCAACCATGTGGCGCTGTTCCGCATGGCCAATGCGACCCGCTGGCAGGACCTCATCCATCTGCGCGTGCCGGGGGCGATGCCGTATTACCTCACCGGCCTGCGCATCGCCGCCACGCTTGCGCCCATTGGCGCGATCTTCGGCGAATACATGGTCGGCAACACGTCGGGCGGCTCGGGCGGGCTGGGGTATCTTGTCTATAGCTACAATTCCCAGATCAAGATCCCCGCGCTCTTCGCCACCGCGCTGACAAGCTGCCTGCTGGGATTCCTGTTCGTGGCCGCCATTTCGCTGCTCAACTGGGCCGTGCTCCACAAGTGGCACGACTCCTTCGACCGCGACGACCACTGATGACCGCGGTGGGGCACCACAAAACACACGGAATACTCGAAAGGGAGTATCGCTGCATGGGTGGAGGGCCGGTCTCCGCACCGGCCGTGATCGATTCCGGTCGGTGCGGAGACCGACCCTCCCGTTTACCCATGCGAGGCCGCGCGGGAACCTGGCCCTCTGGGAATTAGCGGAAAACTTTTGTGTATTTCGTGTGTTTCGTGGTTATCTATTTGCCCGAGATGAAGCCTTCCATTCCACGCCTCTTGCTCGTTCTACCGGTGGTCATCTTCCTGGCCGGTTGCGGCAAGCAGGAGCCGGTCGCGCCGCTCCACACCGAAAACGAACTGGTGAAGATCCGGTTCCAGACCGACTGGTTTCCGCAGCCGGAGCACGGCGGCTACTACCAGGCGCTGGCCAAGGGCTACTACGCCGAGGAAGGCCTCGACGTGGAGATCCTGCCGGGCGGGCCCAACGCGCAGATGAAGCAGCTCGTCGCGCTGGGCGAGGCGGATCTCGGCATGACCAACGGCGACGACGTGATCGTGGCCATCGCGCGCGGCCTGCCGATCCAGATGGTCGCCGCCGAGATGCAGCGCGATCCGCAGGGCATCCTCTTCCACAATTCTCACCCGCTCCGCAACCTCGAGGGCCTGCAGGGCCGCACGCTCATGGCCGGCTCGGTCTCCACCTGGCTCGATGTCGTGCGGAAGAAGCTCGGGGTGGAGTTCAACCAGATGCCGCTGGTCGGCGACCTCGCGCGGTTCATGAACGACCCGACGCTGCTCCAGCAGTGCTTCGTGACCAACGAGCCCTTCTTCGCCCGCCAGCGCGGCGCCGAGGTCGGCGCGCTGCTCATCGCCAACGACACCTACGAGCCCTACCGCGTGATTTTCGCCGGCCGGCTCTTCCTCGCCGAGAACCCGGTCGCGGTGGAGAAGTTCGTGCGCGCCAGCCTGCGCGGTTGGGTGGACTACCTGAGCGGCGACCCGACCCCCGGCAACCAGGCCATCGCCAAGCTCCGCAACGACCTCTCGCCCGAGTTCATGGCTTACAGCATCAAGGCGATGAACGACTACAAGCTGGTGCTCGGCGACCCGGCCAAGGGCGAGTTCGCCGGCCTGCTCACCGCCGCGCGCCTCCAGAAGCAGATCACCCTCCTGCAGGAGCTCGGCCTCCTCGACAAACCCGTGACCGTCGAGGACGTCGCGACCTTCGAATTTATCCCGCACTCCGCCAATCCGTGAACCACTAATCTACACTCATTCTCACTAATGACCCGAACAGTCCGGACTCACCAACATTAGTGTTTATTAGTGTCCATTAGTGGTGACTGTATTTTCCCCATGAGCATCGAAGCCAAACTCGCCGAACTCGGCCTCACACTTCCCAATCCGCCCGCCGTCGCCGGCAGCTACGTGCCCTACGTGCGCACGGGCAACCTCCTTTACGTCGCCGGGCAGATCAGTGCCCTCAATGGCGTGATGACCCACGTCGGCCAGGTGGGCAAGGAGCAGACCGTCGAAGCGGCCTACGAGTCCGCCAAGGTCTGCGCGCTCAACACGCTCGCCGTCATCAAGGCCGCCACCGGCAGCCTCGACAGCATCAAGCAGATCGTGCTCGTCACCGGCTTCGTGAATGCGGTGAGCGGCTTCGCCGACAGCCCGGCCGTGATCAACGGCGCCTCGGACCTCTTTGGCAAAGTGTTAGGTGACGCCGGCAAACACGCCCGCGCCGCCGTCGCCGCCGCCGGCCTGCCCAAGGGCTCCACGGTGGAGATTCAGGTGATTGTGGAGCTGAAGGCCTGATCCTGTTTGGTGGAGGGCCCAGCTCCCGCTGGGCCGGGGCACATCGGGAGATGTGCCCTCCATGGATTCCTCCCTCACGAACCCGGAATCAGAATCACACGTTGTCGGTGCTGTTCCCGTTTCCTGTCATCCTGAACGGAGTGAAGGATCCAGCGAGTGCGATGAACGGCCGGTGCGGAGACCGGCCCTCCATTCAACCCGGCCCGCCGAGAAGCGGGCCCGCCGTCAAGCCAGCGGCATCGCGATCGCGCCAGACAGCCCGGCTCACAGTCGCTTGATCATGATCTTCGAATTCCGGCCGCTTTCCTCGTAGGACTTGAGGCGGGAGGGCGGGAGGACGTCCTTGTCGGCGTCGTCGAAGCCGCAGACGGAGGTGAAGAAGCTGTAGGCCTGGGTGGAGAGGGCGAGCACGGCCTTGGCGCCGCGCTCGGCGGCCTGCAGGCAGGCGAACTCCACCATCTTCAGGCCGATGCCGCGGTTGTGGTAGAAGGGCATCACGTAGAGCGAGCCGATCTCGGCGAGGCCGGGCTTGTCGGGGTAGGTCTTGAGCGAGATGCAGGCGGTGATGTTCTCGTCGATCTCGAACACGTAGAAGTCGTCGATGGCCTTCTCGATGGACTGCTGCGAGCGCGGGAGCAGCTCCTCGCGCTTCATGCCGGAGCGGGTGAGGTTGTGGATGGCGCGCACGTCGCGCTTCGTGGCGCGGCGGATCTGCTGGTAGTCGTTGCCGTAGATGAGCGTGCCGACGCCCTCGTTGGAGAACACCTCGGCGAGCAGGCCGTCGAGCTCGCGGCCGTCGAGGAGGTGGATGCGGGGCGTGCCGGTCTCGATGGCCTTCACGGCGTGGGCGGCCTTGCTGCGCATGGGCTCGTTGATGGACTCCGGCTTCTCGTCGAGGACCTTGCGGAGCTTGTCCACGGAGATGTCG
This DNA window, taken from Oleiharenicola lentus, encodes the following:
- a CDS encoding SAM hydrolase/SAM-dependent halogenase family protein, whose product is MKSLRLLFALSLLCSTATFASAQHALVIQTDFGTKDGAVAAMKGIAFGVSPKLPIFDLSQDNTPYDIWEGAYRLKQTAAFWPEGTVFISVIDPGVGTERASVVLKTKSGHYFVGPDNGTWTLVAEELGVAAVRRIDEKTNRRAGSEKSYTFHGRDIYAFVGARLAAGVITYEQVGPLLEPKVISLPYQKPARDGAALVGTIPLIDFHYGNVWSNIPDTLFEGLSPAPQFGDKFTVIIFHDGREKYRGVIPYVRTFGDVKEGEPLLYLNSLLNVAFALNMGSFSEKHGLASGGDWTVRIERVK
- a CDS encoding uracil-xanthine permease family protein produces the protein MEVLPPPTTPDKSATIIYGLEDRIPLGPSVLVGVQHVSAMVVGTVTPPLILAGALKFSQADTAYLVSIALLASAFGTWLQCRRRGPVGSGLLSVTGTSFAFLQPLSAAGQAGGLALMLGISCVTAPMLIVLAPFIARLKRVFTPLVSGVVVLLIGASLIPTAFYGLAAPVAPGAPPWLGLVVGLVVIAVIVVAQATGRSWARIAGAALGVVAGCLVVGLVGGLKAPEPGAGWFTMPRLFPHGFAFEWKFVPPFLFITLVSMLEAIGDITATSQLSGLPAKGPDHWKRLSGGVLADGITSTVSALFGGFPSATYAQNNGVIQITGVASRRVGYVMAVILAVLGLVPLVGRWITVMPPAVLGGLALMMFGLVAVAGVRLLLTVGLGQREGVIVALSLGMGLGLPTQPALLASLPGWLHGLLESGISAGGLTALVLTLLWPGKDEPTESS
- a CDS encoding 8-oxoguanine deaminase, yielding MPTLLIKNIHTLVTMDANRAEIRDGALFVRDHVIEQVGRTADLPLTADEVLDLRGRHVVLPGLVNTHHHFYQVLTRVVPAAQDGDLFQWLKTLYPIWSRLTAEGVYVSAQMAAAELMLSGCTTSSDHLYLFPNDCRLDDEIRALRDIGMRFHACRGSMSVGESEGGLPPDALVEKEAAVLRDSERLIRQYHDPARHAMLRVALAPCSPFSVSRDLMRESAALARSHRCVRLHTHLAENASDVTYSREKFGLTPGDYAESVGWVGNDVWHAHCVQLDDAAIAKFGRTGTGVAHCPCSNMRLASGIAPVRKMLNAGVPVGLGVDGSASNDSGNLLHETRAACLLARVGAQDASVMTARQALELATLGGARVLGRDDIGCLAPGMAADFIAVNLDRPAFAGAQTDPVAALVFCDSGAVDYSFIHGRRVVDQGRLVTVDLPVLVEHTNRLSAKLVAG
- a CDS encoding amidohydrolase family protein; the encoded protein is MDLIDAHVHLYPIAVNRDPVGWATEHGEAHWAQLCTRKRKDGAPVQAFPTMAQLLFDLNAAGIRRAVLMGWYWERHATCVEHNRFYASCLQAYPTRFAAFATVHPDAGQKALDEIRRAKDAGFCGIGELSPHSQHVPLDEPVWHRILELAAELDMPVNLHVTDPASRPYPGRVDTPLADFIAMAKDFPKTNFILAHWGGGLAWAEAAAGLRNVWFDTAASPLLYGPEVWKKGPIGRVLFGSDYPLMLYPKTGAGHGFADLLAEAKAAGADDSIFRVNAATLLGIE
- a CDS encoding amidase; the encoded protein is MDTNASKTPDPLPLAAWQNLSPDAAAREVHARVAALPDHLRRAAVAWLKPEPDLAHEFSTGGSVSAPTATDTAARPRPLRGIPYLLKDLFDLAGVPTRAGSTFLDQVRPAPKTDSRIVQRLGELGAVCAGKTHLVEFASGLTGENPHYGDCPHPRFPNRLSGGSSSGSAALVAAGVAPLSIGTDTGGSVRVPAAWCGLHGFRLSPGDEFIRDAFPLAPTLDTAGWFTASAGDMLAVWQAWTGSRVGAKATTGSSTLSSRPAGTQARLPDTPPRGCYLNARKLVPGMDPAVATACDYAAASLSAHADPVAEAALSLSWNHAVESYITIGMSEAHAVHRHWLAPYREHYDPVIWKRFTDAGHFPAADIARARERLAEVRSVFRDFFRAYDYLVLPAVPCVAPTKTEANLELRRNILTLTAPASLAGLPVLTIPVPLNSGLTAGLQIILPSADSPAVPWLLSR
- a CDS encoding ABC transporter ATP-binding protein; translated protein: MEEATPIVKFTAVRKRYGAGPLVLDGLDLAVAAGDFVSLIGPSGCGKSTVLKLVSGLNPVSEGGLAVLGTRPKQARDRQAFIFQDATLLPWLTAQANAELPLRLRGVAAAERHTRAAEALARVGLEKNRDYYPRQLSGGMKMRVSIARAMTLSPELLLLDEPFGALDEMTRNRLNEELLQLRERQKFTALFVTHSVSEAVFLSNRIVVMAAHPGRIHAEVAVDFPYPRDQALREQPEFQAKVTEVSRLLHQVEEAP
- a CDS encoding ABC transporter permease — protein: MKKLPTLWLWLLPVISGAVFVAVWYAVRHFSGLQSWILPTPGEILEAAWNERGRLLPAVGKTSVGALAGFLLAAVSSFAIALLLGGARALRAGLYPWLLVLQMTPVIVLTPIIVLWAGPGTPGIITITWLISFFPVVVNTTQGLISADLNHVALFRMANATRWQDLIHLRVPGAMPYYLTGLRIAATLAPIGAIFGEYMVGNTSGGSGGLGYLVYSYNSQIKIPALFATALTSCLLGFLFVAAISLLNWAVLHKWHDSFDRDDH
- a CDS encoding ABC transporter substrate-binding protein, with the translated sequence MKPSIPRLLLVLPVVIFLAGCGKQEPVAPLHTENELVKIRFQTDWFPQPEHGGYYQALAKGYYAEEGLDVEILPGGPNAQMKQLVALGEADLGMTNGDDVIVAIARGLPIQMVAAEMQRDPQGILFHNSHPLRNLEGLQGRTLMAGSVSTWLDVVRKKLGVEFNQMPLVGDLARFMNDPTLLQQCFVTNEPFFARQRGAEVGALLIANDTYEPYRVIFAGRLFLAENPVAVEKFVRASLRGWVDYLSGDPTPGNQAIAKLRNDLSPEFMAYSIKAMNDYKLVLGDPAKGEFAGLLTAARLQKQITLLQELGLLDKPVTVEDVATFEFIPHSANP
- a CDS encoding RidA family protein → MSIEAKLAELGLTLPNPPAVAGSYVPYVRTGNLLYVAGQISALNGVMTHVGQVGKEQTVEAAYESAKVCALNTLAVIKAATGSLDSIKQIVLVTGFVNAVSGFADSPAVINGASDLFGKVLGDAGKHARAAVAAAGLPKGSTVEIQVIVELKA